The genomic stretch AATTAGATTGTAGAAGAGCACAGTACACCAAATGCTGTGGCTTCTTCTTTTCATGCTCCATTTTTGTGATTATTTATAACTTCCCCACAAAACTGAAAACTCAGTAAACAGCCTGCATAGAACATGAGACTTGATCCTCCTTTTAATGGATTAAAAGAACATTATTTGGTCTGCCCTGAATGTGGTAAGAGTGTGTGCATCTGACCAGCTGTGTGATACATCCCCGGGGGTTCAAACACTTGGCACAGCAGACAAGGAGCTGTGTGGCAGTTTGGAGAATGTGCAGCACAGACTTGCCTTCAGACAAGAAAGCCTTGGCTTTTCCTTTCCAAGTCCTTTCCAATGGCCTCTGTTATAATCGCATGTTGACTCAATTAAGGTACTAGTGTAGGTTATAATTAAGTTGGGAGTTTTCTCCCGGGCCCAGCCAGAGGCAGTCTTCTTGTGTGAAGTGATGCAGTAAATTGAAGATGATCCTTCagatgtatgtatttttttgttgatgCTTTTTATAAATGATCTGTTGTTTGTTCCCAGTGTTAAAAATAGTCTTCACCCTCAGCTGATTCTGCTGCTACTTTCAAGTGTGTATGATTTTCCAGAGCTGATGTGCACTACAGAGAGGAGCAATATTACCAGCAGATGCTGAGTCACTATGTAGAGGCTGTTGGTGGCTTCCTTCTGGCAATGGCAATAATCATGCCTTTAAAGTCTTGCCCTGCTCAAGAAGACCTACTTTCAAGGACACATTTAAGACACGCAGTCTGCATTGAGCTTATTTAGCAgaattgttgtgtgttttctccttggtgtggtttgtttatgtttgtataCTCATTCTGATTCTTTAACCCCATGAACCATAGGATAGCACTTCCTTTAATGTAAGCAGGCACCTTAACTCATCTTGCATAATTTGTCCCATTTATCTTCAGCAACTCCTGTCTAACATTACTGTGGAGGCAACCACATAAAGTCTAAAGGTTTCATTCAACAGAACCATGAAACATCTGTTGGGGCTTTGAATATTATTCTAGTGAAAAAATGAATTAAGCAGATTTGAGCATATGCAATAGACAAACAGCTACAACTGTTTAAAGGTCTATTACCATGACTTATTTAAGAAttattctcttctcttcttACACTGTTAGACTGGTACCATGTAGTGTAATCAAGGCGCTTCCCAAATTAAATCATGCATGATATGTTATgcaagatggagagaaaggcctTTGGCACAAATTAAGTCAGAGATGTGTTGCATAAGCCACATTTGCCATTTCTACATTTTGGCTGGTCTAATGTTGCCCTTAAGGATTTGAGTGTTGTGTGTAAGAGGTAGAGTTGCTTCCTGATGAGCTGATAATTTCACCATCCATCACTCCAAGGTCAGGTACCATAGAAAAGGATATAAGATGTTCCCCCTAGAGTGCATCGGTAAGTGCCAAGGCTCTCAAAGGGTTGAGCCAGAACGACCACTCGTTCATTGTGGAACATATGGTTAGTGCATGTATGTCAGCATAATCCCTTACTGTATTGTAAGTGAGGAAAACAGTCATTGTCAGCTTTTGTTATGATTTCACATTGTAGTCTAGCTTGATCTTTTTATCATGGCAGTGTATCAGCCTGTGAGTGTTTCCTTACTCCCTCATCTTATTGCCATTTTCCTCAGGATTAATGGTTCCATTTTGTAATCACTTAAGCAAATGGGATATTAGACTAGTGACTGGCTGTAAGCAGGAGTCAGCAGTGAAGTGGTAAATGTCAGTTGTCTACTTTATACGTGGTGCAGGTTGCTGTAGTATAGGGTAAAATGGGTTTACTGAATCACTAGTGTTGTCTGGTGACCCAACCACACTATTTCATTGATCTCAAATTCCACTCTGTATCAATACGTGCAGTTTGTAAATCATCTGTCAATATGGTATTGATTTTATCTAAATACAGGCCAAGGTTACACATAACATCCTAAACCCGCCACAGCTTTCTCCTACAGTTTCAATGAAGTGTCTTTCTGTGCTATATTGTCACTATATTTAACACTGTGACCTCTGCTCCAGAGACAACCAGTGTTAGAATGACTCATTTCATGATGAATAGTAATCCTATAAACATTCTTCTGTGCAAACCAATatcttctttttatttcctcacaGATCAATattcatttggtcatttttggcCATTGAGGGTCATTGAGGGAACACACTTTTTTCAAATTACAGTTATCCCATTGATGTAATCCCATTGTTGTTCATATCCAGTTACACAATGTAGCTTACTTTAGgatgtctgcctctctgccatGCAGTCATGCTTGGTCTCAACCTGCTTCTCTATTTGgactctttgtttttgttgaaaggGATGAAATTACAGTTGATTGAATCTTGGAACTGATATCAGGCAACACATTAACAAGTTTTCGTGTAAATAAGTAACTGCTTTTCTAAGTCATTTACATCCAGAAGTTGTGGAAAAAAGAGTTACTTAAATTCGCTCTCAGAAGTTATATTGCTAAATATATTGGTGAGTAAAAGAAATCAGATTGAATGTGTGAGTGATTACAGTTAATAGAAGCATCCTGATTTTAATCACAGCCTGCAGCTCATCCttgtaatttattttgtttgatgtCAAGCATGAATTCATTCAACACTAAACTTAAGCAATCTCCTTATTCCTCTACAGATGAGTCTCTGTTGAGCTCCAAACACCACCCTGTGGGATTTGCTGGAGATGTTTCAAGTTCAACAGGGTCATCACCAGCAGCCTTACCAGCCTCAGATCATACTGCCTTTGAGAGCCCACACTCACCTGGTGCCCTGCCATCCATTTCTGAACCAAACCATGACATTAGGACTGCAGACATCCCACATTTTCAGTGGGGACAATTTGCTTCTGAAAATTCCCGTGCAGAAGAAgcattttctctttcctctccatctttaaGCCCCTCCGAACCTGTTTTGGAGTCTAGTCCACAATTTGAGGCACCAGTTAAACTCTCTACGAACTGGAAGCTTGCCAGGACAAATTCTGCTAAGcaatcttcctcttcctttccaGCGCTTACAAAATCCCAGCTGCAGTCTCAGTCAAATATATCCATAACACCATTAAGCCCCGATGCTTTTACAAGGTCAGCAACACCTCAGCTAGGCCTAACTTCTGAGCAGAAAGTAACTGTCGGCAAGCAACAGGATGGTGCATCAGAGCAAACTCTGGCAGTAATGACCTCACTTCCTCTTGAGTCCCCTAAACTGGCTTTTGCTGACTCTCTGGCAGATGAAGCTTATAGTAATATCCTGGATGTGGACCAGCTGAGTCCCAGCAGTGCCCCCTTGAATGAGAACAAACCAGCATATGACATAAAAATGCTACCCAACCCACTTGAGATTTTGGCCCCTGGCTACAATGTGCCTTCCATTGTCCCCCTCTCCACTCCCTCTTCATCTGAACCCACTGAGGTCTCTCCAGAGGACTTCTACCCCACCAACACCATGGAATTGGACTGGGGTTCTGGGGACTACTTGGAAACAATGTCATTCTTAAATTCCGATGGAGAGGACTACTCTCTGGTGACCAAGGTGCCCTCTGACTCGTATGATCTGGAGGACTATACAGAAAGCTATGACACATCCTTCCCTTCCAGAGTAGGCATATCCCTTACGTCTTTGCATCATCTTCATATCTCACCTTCTCCCAGCCTCATGACAGCACCTAGCACCATTGTTGCACTAAAATCCATTTCTCCCTCCCCTTTTTCTTCTACAATTCACTATGCACTGGAACCTACTCCCTCATCTAACAGTGACGTACCCGATGCATCAGACATAGATTGGCCCGATACTTTCACAATTCAACCCACAGATGTCCTCTTACCTGACATGAACAGCTTGGAGTATTACACCACTCAGTTGACCAAGGAGAACAACAGTTCAGACACCGCTGAACACAGAGGGAACATTACCGTGGTGTCTATCAGTGCTACAGACATCACACCcaacagcagctccaccagtgATACCAAACTGACTGAGGACGAGTACTCCAGTGATATGTCAGGGTTTGAGCCTCATGATGAATCAACAACAGTAGTAACCACAGAGGAGAGTCCTCAGCTGGTCAATGCTTCTGAGCCTTTTCTGGATCCTTCCATAGTCCCAACCCACTTCTTTGATCCCTCTTCGTCCAGCTGGGGTAATCAGTTGTCCACTACAGATTGGTCTGCAGCTACACTAACTGTAGGCCTGGGCAGCACTGCACTAAAAGAAGCTATGGTACCCAGTGCCACACCTTTGCTGCCAGATGATGTaatgtcttcctcctctctgacagatgTTCATTGGTTTGTCACAGAGGCATTCCCACAAAGTACCATACATGCCACTCCTGTCTTAACTGCAACCATGGCCTTCTCCCCTGTTGAACCTGAACCTGCTGACAACACCACTGCTGATACAACAGAATTAACTCCCCAAGACTCTGCTATTACAACTCAACCAACTCTCAATATCACTGTAGTTTCAACTGAACCCATGTCGAATGTTACTGTGGTCCCCCCAGACGTGCTGGGTGATCAGGGGGTGACTGAAGATGGGGTTGACATCCCAGCCACAATGACCTTGATTCCAACTAGCAGTGAAGCTAATACAGTCTCTGCTGTACCCGCAACTACAGCTGCCACCCCTACTTTTCATCAAGCCACAACTAGAACTCCTGCCACCACTGAAGCCTCAACTAGCGTCAACGTCATCTCTACCACCAATGGAAAGAGCACAAGTACAGCGACAACGTCAAGACAGTACCTCTGTGACATCGACAGGCCTGCGTATTTAGTAAAAATTGgtacatttttgcatttaatcTTACTTTGTGTTAAATTACAACTATTTGTAATCCATATGCATGGTGTATGAAATGTGTGCAAATTGTGACTTAAAATTgtcatttgaatttgaaatatacatatatgaGAACTTTCTTAGAACAAAATAAGACTATAAGCATTCTTATGCTTTCTTCTACAGGTTTTCCCTCTGGGGCCACTGTTGGATATGCCAAATCTCAAGTGAGAGATATACTGAAAGGGGAATTCAACAAgtctgtggagctgcaggttAGTTTATCTCAACAAGACTTAAGCTATGTTATTAATTTGAACGTAATACCAAGGTTTTAGCCTTTATTTAGCAATTATGAAGGACATGCAATGGTAATATAGGCACATTTTAATGTATAAGAGATCCTATTAGAATACAGAATGATTCTGAAGTGGATGAACTTTCATGTAACAACCCACACATGGGTCTAAGTATtgtatttgtgtgagtgtgtgagtgtacttCACAGTAATGGCAGATGAAAACCATCAGTGGTTTTGTGATGAACAAACCACAGGAGTAGTCACATCAAGATCCACAAGATTGCAATGACCTCTTAaaaacatcagctgctttttTAGCACAAGCCACTTAACTGTGAATGAATGCCTCCAATGAGGGATTTGTCTGTCATATATTCCTGCTTTTTCTGTTAAGGTTGTGGACCCCCCACCAAAGTTTGTGTTTCGGGTGGTGTCTGGTCCAGTTGTGTACACAGCCATATCTGTCATCAATGCTCTGCGACGGTCTGGGCGccgcttcctgtctgtgtctcccagCTGGACTACACCAGACCGTAAATATCAAATCCACACAGGTAAATGACCTTTCAACAAGCTGTCTTGTTTTCAACATTTAGTTGTTTGTTGTAACTTTTAGATTTTAAACGTGATCTTAAACTCTTGTTTTCCTGTCTTCACTCtgtgcagtgctgcagtttgttccCAGTCACATAGATGTGCGGTTCTGCAACTTCAGTGAGAGCATTGAGAAAGGTTTGACCAAGGCTTTTGCAGAAGTGCGTCGGCGCGCAAAGGAGTCAACCAACTTCACAGTGCATGTGAGTTGGACCAGAAGGCAGGGGAGCATGGGTAGCCTCACTTAAGACGTTTTCATGAGGGTGTGTTAAGGAACATGAGTGAATTTGATGTGACACAGCATGCACCACTGTTTTATCAGACAAATCTTCTGTAGGACAGCCTCCCTCCATATGCAGCTCCAACACACTGTCTAAGTGGATCAGACGAATCGTGAAATGCTCCTCGTTTACAGTGCTCAACCAGAAATAGTGTTTTCTCCAACAGAATATCTGACTCTCCATATACAGCCACAAAGTCTTTAGCCAAGTTGCATCTTGCATTTGCCGATGTGACTGCACCTCTgagagtttgttgaagtgatgagctcttACTAGTGTGCTGcctctgtatgtgtatgttaaCATAGGTGCTGTGAAAACACGAGAAGAGTCTGGATGCAGTCTCACAGACTACATGACACACCCACTTAACTTCATgacacacaccccacacacacccctcactaCATGACACACATCGTTTAGGTCTTTTCCAACCCTAGCCAAGGAGGTATTGTGCCTGAACCTAAGCATTTCAAGGGTGTACCATGTTGTAGGCATATCCTGTAgctactgtgtgtctgcagataGACCACTTAGAAAAATGCGCTTAATTTTTGGGAAAACCCTGATTTTTATAAATTGCATCAACATTTTGGCAATTTTTACAGTTACAGCATACATGTTTGTACAGCATATTTACAGTTGATTCCATTTTTACTGTCAAATTTGGCAgttccatctgtgttttctgcatcatgGAAATCATAGAGCCGTAGATAACCTGAGCCCTCACCATCACAGCTCTGGTCTGTCAGAGCTGCCTACCTCCAGTGGACACTATGGCTTTACTAAACATATTtcattatctgtctgtctgaaaaaggAAGAAGGTTATTTTTCATAGAAAGatagtaaaaaacaaacaaacaaacttggATTGCCACTCTATTTGTGCAAGATGCTTGTTTGCTGACTGAGCTGGCCCTGTCGACTTCCATTCACTTTACCAGTGGATGCCTGCAGTGATTGCTGCAGTGTAGGCTGCCTTTGATTGTGATACTGCTTTGCAAACATGGGCTGCTGTGTTTAATCACAGTGACTGAGGCTTTTGGATTTCAGTAAATGACTGGTGGCAGAAATGGTGCCTGGGGGCAAAACTAGTTTATTAAGATCACTTCACTATAAGAGCTAAATTACTAGTTTGGTTTGACAGAATCAGATTCATGCTCAATCTATCCATACATCTATATTCTGTAATTTATTTGGCTGGGTGGCGATATCACCATAGTAAGCATTGTAGCCCAGACGTCACTCTGCCCATCTGTATTCTGCAGTTCTTACTGTTGGGTTTCATCCTGGTGAGATCCCTAGAGAACCTCAGTTGGGTCCTTCCAACACAAAGAGAGTACAAGCGTCATTTGGTTATCCGAGCACCCTGTGAGCATAGACACTCAGCAAAGCTCATTTTAGCCACCCATATTCACAATTTCAGTCTTTCGGTCACAATGCAGAGGTTATAACCATAGGTGAGACTTAAGGCATTGCAAGCTCAGCTCTTTGGGTACCATTACTGTCACTGTGGACACCACACCAATCCTTCTGGCCACCTCATTCTCCGTTGCATCATTACTCATGAACAAGACCCCAGGGTACTTCACTTGGATGCTTGCACTTGAAGGAGTTCATGCTCTAGTTGTTGAGTATTAAAAAAGCTCACTGTTTGTTAATAAAGAGTTTTGTGTAATCCCATTATACTGATGGCTTTCAGTTAATAAATAGAAGGATTAAATGAAGCATTTGTTTCATTGTGGAAATGTTTCATGAACAGCTAGCAAACAGGCCTCACTGCCCAGTTTTTTGTTCTACTTTCCAATCACTGAAGCCAGTGATTCTCAGATTGGGAACTTCATTGTAAATCTTTTGTAGCTTTCCCAGAGCTACAACAtcagaatgaaaaatgttttctccatATTGTTGTGTATTTATCTGAACAGTGCATCTTTGTCTAATTGTGTTGTAGATTATAAACATCACCATGGCTGCTCCTAAATATCAGGGACAACAGCTAGTGAGGAACCCAGTGGACATCACCTTCTGTGTACGCGGTTCAAGGGGCTATGTGATGGGCTCAGATGTCAGCGGAGCTCTGATGAAGCTCACAGTGGTGGAATTCAGCTATTACATGGGCTTTCCTGTACTGCAGATTGCTGAGCGTGAGTATCACATGGCTGTCTCTCTACATTTTAGATATTTTCACCTCCTCAGATGTCACCGCTGGTATCTGGTGTGTTTTGCGATTCTGATCATGAACAATGAACTTGGGCTAAACCTTACTCCACTTTAGCATAATTTTATACTTTTTCCAACAGCTTTCCATTATCCGGAGTTGAACACCAGCCAGTTGCTTCGCTCCTCCTGGGTTAGAACAGGTATGATGGTTTCAGTTCTTGGCATTGTGAAAAGCTGCTACACCTACTAAAATTTTAGACCCTTTGTACTGACATACTCTTGTCTGTGTGCATAGTGCTCCTGGGTGTGCTGGACCAGAAAGTGGGTGAGAGGACCTTCCAAGCCAACATGGAGCGGCGAGTGGCCATGTTAGTCGGGGAGGCGATGGGATTAGTCAGACGTGTAAAGAGAGCCACCGCCATAGGCAACAGCAGTGTTCAGGTACTGTATCTTTGAATAGGATTATTCACTACCCAGTGATTGTATTCACAGCTACATAGCCCTTGGAGAAGATAATACATACAGGGCAAAATCTATCAAGCCTCACAGGAAATGTAAGTACTGTGGAGTCATTTCatgtaagaagaaaaaaaaaaggcaaccaGGGTAGATAATTTCACTTGCATGAAATAAAAGTTTGTTGcctttatttcaacattttgtctttttttaaattcacaaaTAGAAACAAGCAaattttacttgttttaaaataaatccaAATTTTGAAAAACAACACTTGGCTGTAAATTATTAAACTGAGATGCAGCGTTTGCAGTGCGTTTCTCTGGAAACAGTATACAGTAGAATGACCAGTTTAATTTCTTGTTAATTTCACAACAAAGCATTCAAAACTCTTTAACAGGATGTTTGTTAATGATTACGCAGTGCATCTTGAAAAAGCTTCCTTTCTTGTACCATTCATATCATTATTCCCTGTTGCAAGCTCTCTCTGACCACCTTGGCCGAGTACTGAGGCCTCATtatgtgtgttgcagtgtttgCAACCACTGAAAGCCTTACTGCTTTACTAATCAGGCACTAGCTTTTGTGAGTTCGCCCCGCACCTGCTCTGCTCATCTCAAAGGGGACAGGATAGGgctctgtttccatggcaacagcatCCCATTCAGCCCAGGGGCAGGCCACTGAAAGACCACAACCTCATGAGTccttgttctttctcttcttcctcatttctCTGGTCCTGTTACTGGATGTGAGCTCCCGTcagccacagagctgctaaGAGCAGATCAATTATTAATtgtttctctttcctgtctgtatctgtgcagCTGAGATGATTAAGAGTGCGTCTCTGTTGGTGAGAGGGTAGACATGATGGTGGGAGAGATACAGAGACGGGGGTGGGTTAAGGATTCAGAAATCAGAGGAACAGGGAGAGCAAAACACTCAGGTGAAAGAGACTTGTTATGGGAGACGAGAGATGCATATTTGATCTGACCTCGTGCAGTCTAAGTGCATTCGGTGGTCTTTAAACAGGGGGCTGTCAGAGTGATAAATATCATCCATGGATGGAGTAGCAGCCTGATGCTGTCTGACCTTTCTGCCTCCTGCATTGTTATCTAAAACCCACAAAGCGGTTAGGAAAACAAAAGACCATGTTGGTCAAACTTtagtgtctgtgtctgtgttaaaATTAGATCTCTAATTTTAGGTTCTGGCATCCTTTCTAGCTTTCAAAATTGTATTTTCCACGGTCACAAATATAAATGTGAGCTATACGTACAGTAGAAGCCTCATTATGTGCTTGTGCTCCTTCTAGCCTTGATAGGATACCATCATTAAGGAGGCTAGTAATGATTTTTTCTTCACACTTTGACTGGATATAATGAGAGTGAGGTGACTTTGAGCATCCGAACTTCAGAAGAATGTCTCACTcttgtgtgcacgcacacacacacacacacacacacacacacacacacacacacacacacacaccccaagaCACACATATATCTCAAGCAGATGCCCTAGACCATCATGGCAGAATCAGTGTGGTGTTGTCACCTATGAGAATACCTTATGAGTCTGCCTACACAGATAAAAGAGGAGGCTGAATTGGGGTcgtacaataacacacacattcacactgccATCTTTCCACTCTAATAACCGTGCATGGACTGGATTAGACCCTGGATGAGGGAGCCTGCCCAGCCGTTTTTCTGTGTCAACCCAGGCATGACCTGCGCTTTACTCTTTCCAGTAATGCAGACAGCAGACTGCACTGTGCCTCAGGGCACCCAGTGGgagaatgcacacacacacacacacacacacacacacacacacacacacactcagtcacactcAGTCACACTCAGACATATTAGACAACATAGAAGAATATTTACACAATGAATACTCTAATGGGAATACAAGAATGCAAGTTGATATACCATGAGTGTGGTATCAGAAgatatttgtgcatgtgtgtcagtacATGTAGgctttttttccacataaaacTAATAGACAAAGACAAAACGGTCATGTAAAAGGACTTACAGCAATTACAAGTACAGCTATGTGTCATGTTAAATTGtacaatacatacagtacaattaAAATATTTCACCTTATTTCTGTGCCAAATGACATTAAGTGAATGTGAACATGTACTGCTATTAAAAAAAGGTGCAAATCAGAGTGTGAACCCTTGAATGTGTAGTTTCACAGGGATGTTGTATCAGAGGCTGGTACAGCAAGTTTCAGCACAGCATATGGCAGCTAAGGAGGGGAAATAGTCGGTGTCTGAATTGTAGTTTCTGCAgtcacaaaaactcaaaaatgaGTAATGTTGCAGGGTTTTATAGAAAATGAGGTAGCACACTCTCCATTAAAAAGTCAtcttttttattgaaattgTGACACTTTGCTCATTAGGGCCTTCATTACACATCCTATTTTTACTGTAGAGAGTGTAGTACGTCATCCTCCATGGATCCTGTGTTCATTTTTGGAAGCACATCTTTTCCAGTTAATTGAGCTCTGTCTTTTAGTCACAAATGTTGCAGGGGGGAAACGTTTACAGATGGTAACGTCAAAATGAAAACACGTTAC from Chaetodon auriga isolate fChaAug3 chromosome 6, fChaAug3.hap1, whole genome shotgun sequence encodes the following:
- the LOC143322022 gene encoding UPF0606 protein KIAA1549 isoform X3, with product MAGLVSSVGLVVMLRALVHAHGQRAVFLGVTVLVTVITADSPVADESLLSSKHHPVGFAGDVSSSTGSSPAALPASDHTAFESPHSPGALPSISEPNHDIRTADIPHFQWGQFASENSRAEEAFSLSSPSLSPSEPVLESSPQFEAPVKLSTNWKLARTNSAKQSSSSFPALTKSQLQSQSNISITPLSPDAFTRSATPQLGLTSEQKVTVGKQQDGASEQTLAVMTSLPLESPKLAFADSLADEAYSNILDVDQLSPSSAPLNENKPAYDIKMLPNPLEILAPGYNVPSIVPLSTPSSSEPTEVSPEDFYPTNTMELDWGSGDYLETMSFLNSDGEDYSLVTKVPSDSYDLEDYTESYDTSFPSRVGISLTSLHHLHISPSPSLMTAPSTIVALKSISPSPFSSTIHYALEPTPSSNSDVPDASDIDWPDTFTIQPTDVLLPDMNSLEYYTTQLTKENNSSDTAEHRGNITVVSISATDITPNSSSTSDTKLTEDEYSSDMSGFEPHDESTTVVTTEESPQLVNASEPFLDPSIVPTHFFDPSSSSWGNQLSTTDWSAATLTVGLGSTALKEAMVPSATPLLPDDVMSSSSLTDVHWFVTEAFPQSTIHATPVLTATMAFSPVEPEPADNTTADTTELTPQDSAITTQPTLNITVVSTEPMSNVTVVPPDVLGDQGVTEDGVDIPATMTLIPTSSEANTVSAVPATTAATPTFHQATTRTPATTEASTSVNVISTTNGKSTSTATTSRQYLCDIDRPAYLVKIGFPSGATVGYAKSQVRDILKGEFNKSVELQVVDPPPKFVFRVVSGPVVYTAISVINALRRSGRRFLSVSPSWTTPDRKYQIHTVLQFVPSHIDVRFCNFSESIEKGLTKAFAEVRRRAKESTNFTVHIINITMAAPKYQGQQLVRNPVDITFCVRGSRGYVMGSDVSGALMKLTVVEFSYYMGFPVLQIAEPFHYPELNTSQLLRSSWVRTVLLGVLDQKVGERTFQANMERRVAMLVGEAMGLVRRVKRATAIGNSSVQVVSASRLVGVDHPLELVYFVEGPSGQRMPAVQAANLLNSMDVQRAAIVLGYRVQGILAQPVEKVVSSSSDTENTNTWIVIGVVIPLLVVIVIISILYWKLCRTDKLEFQPDAMTSIQQRQKLQAPSVKGFDFAKLHLGQQSKDDVMVIQEPVPPGPGPGPLPVSIKDVLSPSENGEIPTPISKNSASSTKASRSGRRRGRISPSDGDSVVSDRSSERESTEENLRAHATPSDSKQTRKNRIGPPPINSANEQLSSASIFEHVDRMSRAADANRRLPNKVQLIAMQPMPVPPLHSPPINGKVSDTNQINKEIQVALRHKSEIEHHRNKIRLRAKRKGHYDFPAMDDVTSGPADPKDQDRVYQKAQIQIDKILDPDAQMASIFMGSKKSGRGRRSPKQRMKEQLNGSMMDADKDHLITEDSDAAYRKCPGVNNVAYVSDPDQGPGSPHRSPSPTDDVFLGPASSPPGHAPPPPPYMPPQPSIEEARQQMHSLLDDAFALVSPTSQGSTAGITLPGVNTNPSASSPPGRGPRPWGPSYPALGPFPGRFTELGMPPPSVQGLIPRQGLGSSYLPPGETAGQCEQLQPDSLYSSRGLYADELPSSARPRPVGGTTGAQLHHLTQVGLSSRMNGYPAGVRAAPGHNGGIGWNHYHDDNFSRTEAEKDAFLDCPDYSPSSIFQTPRSGIREPSAPPVHLDTAGVGYLSAPPPLDTSPPTHSSASLIKAIREELLRLSQKQAAVPSYHS
- the LOC143322022 gene encoding UPF0606 protein KIAA1549 isoform X4, translating into MAGLVSSVGLVVMLRALVHAHGQRAVFLGVTVLVTVITADSPVADESLLSSKHHPVGFAGDVSSSTGSSPAALPASDHTAFESPHSPGALPSISEPNHDIRTADIPHFQWGQFASENSRAEEAFSLSSPSLSPSEPVLESSPQFEAPVKLSTNWKLARTNSAKQSSSSFPALTKSQLQSQSNISITPLSPDAFTRSATPQLGLTSEQKVTVGKQQDGASEQTLAVMTSLPLESPKLAFADSLADEAYSNILDVDQLSPSSAPLNENKPAYDIKMLPNPLEILAPGYNVPSIVPLSTPSSSEPTEVSPEDFYPTNTMELDWGSGDYLETMSFLNSDGEDYSLVTKVPSDSYDLEDYTESYDTSFPSRVGISLTSLHHLHISPSPSLMTAPSTIVALKSISPSPFSSTIHYALEPTPSSNSDVPDASDIDWPDTFTIQPTDVLLPDMNSLEYYTTQLTKENNSSDTAEHRGNITVVSISATDITPNSSSTSDTKLTEDEYSSDMSGFEPHDESTTVVTTEESPQLVNASEPFLDPSIVPTHFFDPSSSSWGNQLSTTDWSAATLTVGLGSTALKEAMVPSATPLLPDDVMSSSSLTDVHWFVTEAFPQSTIHATPVLTATMAFSPVEPEPADNTTADTTELTPQDSAITTQPTLNITVVSTEPMSNVTVVPPDVLGDQGVTEDGVDIPATMTLIPTSSEANTVSAVPATTAATPTFHQATTRTPATTEASTSVNVISTTNGKSTSTATTSRQYLCDIDRPAYLVKIGFPSGATVGYAKSQVRDILKGEFNKSVELQVVDPPPKFVFRVVSGPVVYTAISVINALRRSGRRFLSVSPSWTTPDRKYQIHTVLQFVPSHIDVRFCNFSESIEKGLTKAFAEVRRRAKESTNFTVHIINITMAAPKYQGQQLVRNPVDITFCVRGSRGYVMGSDVSGALMKLTVVEFSYYMGFPVLQIAEPFHYPELNTSQLLRSSWVRTVLLGVLDQKVGERTFQANMERRVAMLVGEAMGLVRRVKRATAIGNSSVQVVSASRLVGVDHPLELVYFVEGPSGQRMPAVQAANLLNSMDVQRAAIVLGYRVQGILAQPVEKVVSSSSDTENTNTWIVIGVVIPLLVVIVIISILYWKLCRTDKLEFQPDAMTSIQQRQKLQAPSVKGFDFAKLHLGQQSKDDVMVIQEPVPPGPGPGPLPVSIKDVLSPSENGEIPTPISKNSASSTKASRSGRRRGRISPSDGDSVVSDRSSERESTEENLRAHATPSDSKQTRKVPINVLNGKNRIGPPPINSANEQLSSASIFEHVDRMSRAADANRRLPNKVQLIAMQPMPVPPLHSPPINGKVSDTNQINKEIQVALRHKSEIEHHRNKIRLRAKRKGHYDFPAMDDVTSGPADPKDQDRVYQKAQIQIDKILDPDAQMASIFMGSKKSGRGRRSPKQRMKEQLNGSMMDADKDHLITEDSDAAYRKCPGVNNVAYVSDPDQGPGSPHRSPSPTDDVFLGPASSPPGHAPPPPPYMPPQPSIEEARQQMHSLLDDAFALVSPTSQGSTAGITLPGVNTNPSASSPPGRGPRPWGPSYPALGPFPGRFTELGMPPPSVQGLIPRQGLGSSYLPPGETAGQCEQLQPDSLYSSRGLYADELPSSARPRPVGGTTGAQLHHLTQVGLSSRMNGYPAGVRAAPGHNGGIGWNHYHDDNFSRTEAEKDATPRSGIREPSAPPVHLDTAGVGYLSAPPPLDTSPPTHSSASLIKAIREELLRLSQKQAAVPSYHS